The sequence CGCGCCCGAGAAGGCTTAAATCGTTCCGTGCCAGAGCCTGCACCATGCGCTCGATCCGGGGGCGGGTCTCCTCGATATAGGCTTCGACAAGATGCCTGAGCGTGTCGCGGCTGGTATCGGATTCAAGCTGCTCCAAAACCGCCGAATCGACAATGTCCGATTCCGGGGAGTCCGACGTGCCCATCGTATCCGACCCCTCAATGTACGAGGCATGATCGACTCGACAATGCCCGCGCATTATAAGGGGATTTCGAGGTTTTCGCGCGTGCTTGCTCGGCGGGCTCCGCACTCGAAGCAGGGAAATCGGACGGGAACGGGAATTTTCCGCCGCTCTCCGGGGTTATATTCCTCGCGTTCCTAACGGAGGGCGGTGCCATCGGTCGGTCAAATCTTTGTGACATGCCATCGTCCTTGACCTGTGGCG comes from Alphaproteobacteria bacterium and encodes:
- a CDS encoding Hpt domain-containing protein — its product is MGTSDSPESDIVDSAVLEQLESDTSRDTLRHLVEAYIEETRPRIERMVQALARNDLSLLGRDAHSLKSSSQTFGARKLGALAAELEEAIADGKLHAASDIMERLPQLARESLVAIEALLVR